The DNA region TCTTTCCATTAGTCCCGGTGATGCCAATGAGCTTTAGCTTGGTGGATGGATAATCATAAAATTTAGCGGCGACCGCCGCGGCGGCTTTTCTTGAATCTTTAACTCGAAGGAGAGTAAATCCCCTTTCTCGGGGAACACGGTCTTCTATTAAAGCCGCTACTGCCCCTTTATGTTTAGCTTCAGAAAGAAAGCTATGACCATCATATTTAAATCCCTTTATACATATAAACAGAAATCCTTTCTGAACCTCATTGGAATGGCAGCTTATCCCACTGATTTCAATATCCAGGTTGCCGACGGCTTCCTCTACCGGCAGGTCAACTACCAAATCTCTTAACCTCATTACCCCTCCCCGGAAAAGAGAAAAACTTTTTCACTCGATATTATTGGCCCCTATTTTTATCTGAGTTCTTATCCGACTAATATGATTCACCACCCACACCCTTGTATCCTTGGCCCATTTAGCCAGAACAGCTAAATACTTGCTCTCTCCCTCTACTAATTCGATATCTCCGGCCGGGAGATTGTCCTTCGGCTCCGGTAAAGTAATAACCTGGGCCAACCGCATTTCTAAGCCTATATTCTTAATGTCCCCATCCTGGAAAATCTTCTCTGGTGAGACAAGGCAAGATTTTTCTGTGGCATAACTCCTGGCCTCATTTTCCAGATATCTTCTTTCATTCTCCAATTCAATTATCCGATATCCCAGCCTGGTTACTTGGTTTTTCTGCCAAGACTGGCTAAAGCTCATTAGCAGAAAAAGAATGGCTAAGGCGAGATATGATTTTGGTGCGTTCATCCTTGATAATTTTTCTCCCAGAGTAATTATGAACTTTCCTTACCTCCTTTTATTCGAGATCTATCAACTATTTTCAAGTCACCTGAGTCTAAAGAAGGTAAAAGAATAGTCCTGGTTGATTCAGGGCCGAGTAACCCTAAACGGTGCTTTGCAATTGCCTCGATTCTGGCTAAAGATCTCAACCGGGCTAAATCGGCTTTAGCCCGA from bacterium includes:
- a CDS encoding septum formation initiator family protein; the encoded protein is MRFGPLYLIFLVIIFVLIFAHVWQQIQIISLGYQIAGLKDEKDLLQQINSRAKADLARLRSLARIEAIAKHRLGLLGPESTRTILLPSLDSGDLKIVDRSRIKGGKESS